The Xiphophorus hellerii strain 12219 chromosome 3, Xiphophorus_hellerii-4.1, whole genome shotgun sequence genome segment tcagtaaatagaCACTATTGGtgcaaagttgcactaaaagtccattaaaagtgtaaactttgcactactcgtcttttccagcagccattgtgcagcaCATACAGctataaaaccagctgactaaaGGTGCTggagcttgggttgctaggtaacggggctgggtTCTGCTGCGGTAGCTAGGTAACTGCACAGAGTGACTTAGCagttgggaggtttttgaaacaggtaattttccagacatcaaaaaacattaagttgCTGCCAACaaaacagctgggtgtttttttacaTGCTTGGGCTATTGAGAAATACCTGAGACTCAACTTTACATTCAGGATTTTTGCCAGCATATTCCTTGATTTTTCTGTGTCTCTGGTAGTTTTACTTAACATTACTCAGCATACAATGGTTAAGATAGTACTATCTTCTGTCTCCCCCGCCCCCTCTTTGCTTTTCACTCCCTCCCTCATCCTTGTTCTCTTCCTCCCGCCCTGTCTGCTGTGACTCACATGCATGAGCAAGAGTTGCATCTCGTTCTCAGCAATCCTCCTCCCGACGCACTGCCTCGCCCCAAACCCAAAGGCCAGAGAGCGAAACCCCTGTCCCTCTCCTCTCCGCCCGTCCtccttgctgctgctgccccAGCGGCCCGGATCAAACCGCAGCGGATCCTCGAACACCTGGGAGCTCCTTCCCATCGGATATAGGCAGGCCTGGACCATCGTCTGCAGATGGGATATCAAACTCGTAACCATCATGCTTTAGGGCATGTTGGGTAAGCATGGAAAGTGGGCAACACTTACCCCTGCAGGTATGTGGTAGTTCTGGAGAACAATATCTCTGACAGGATATCTCTGCACTGTGATCCCCACCGGGTACAACCTGACACAAACCAATAAGCACTGATATTTCCAgcaatttaaatcttttttcctgtcaattaaTTCCCAACACAACCTCAGGTGTCCCTTTAATGAAAGCACATACTCCAGGAAGCTGTTCCCAATCTCTGATTGCTTTTCCTGCTCTACTGGTCCAAAGGAACAAATTATCCATTACTGGAGGTTATTCCTGTTTCAAAGtcacagctgctgctggtgtttttgttttagatttaaagaTAATTACTGAAAGTCGTTGCTTCgaatcaaaatatttcaaatgaaatcattttaaaaaacgaCATAGTTTAGTTGCTTAATGTATAAgacataaaaatagattttttggTTGTATTGTGTTGCAGATTAAGTTTAccactttattaaaaacaaaattaaacactatataatttctttgttttaatgttcACTATCCTAAAGTTTCTCCTCCAAATAGTCTTACAAAAAACACATCTGAGAGCAAAACCTGAATTAAATCCTTTCCTATTAAAGGTGGAAAGGTgataccaaaaaaaaattaggaacCATAAATCTCTAACAAAACACATCAATAAGATTTActtcattataaaaaaaaatcccaaagttGAAACAGCTGCTTGACATGACAACTGAAAGGCAACTAAACAACTTTTATTCACCAAACTATCTGGTTTTATTCAAgtattttcttgctttaaaatacttttctttgcatcaggagagaaaaaaaactagattGAAAAATAGAGTTGGATGTCAACAGACCAAACAACATGATGGGTGAATTTTAACTTAATGGTTTTAAtgtgtagcaaaaaaaaaaaaagcaatatgatggatattaaacaaattaactaaaataaatttgaaatttctgatttcattttgcTTCATGTGGCTTTTAAGATCGCTTAATATCctttttgtttcagtaattAATGTAAAATCAGATTCTTTATTAATCCACTTGATAGAGGACTCCACAGATGAATTTAGTATCCCTCCATATACATATACACCGTAAATCTTTgataattcagatttatttgttctttttgtgcATAGTTTTGATGtgcttttctttccactgtctTAACTCTGGTAACTGCTGAGTCATTTGCATGGTGAGACTTTTTGCCTGGTTTCAGAAATGGAAATTGTAAAACGATTCCATATCATTTTGCTCTATTGATCTGAAAATGATTATCCATTCATCCCAATGTCTGTTGTTGAAGTAGAATCCAACAAAAGCACCAGAGCAGATTTAAGTGTTGGATCAAAGTACCTGAGAACCTCTTTGATTGTGGCTTTCAGCAGCGGCGCCCCCTGCAGGGCTTTCTGAGGATCACCGCCGGCCTGTGAGTACGACGTCCTCACCTGCTGCCTGACCCTCTCCTGCACCTCGGGGTTGCGTCCCAGCTCAAACAGAGCGAACTGCAGAGGAACGGCCGTCTGCAGAGAGGATCAAATGAGACGTGACATGGACTCTGGCCATGAACGATTATCACGTggacaccaaaacacacacacacacacacacgcccacacaccgtGTCCACTCCTCCAGCCATCAGCTCAGTGATGTTGGCTTTGATGAGGTCTAAAGATAGCTGCCCTTTCTCCATGAGTTGCCCCAGAACGCCAGTGTACTGGCCCCCAGTTGCCCCAGTCGCAGAGCGGCGAGCCTGGGAGGATGAGAGCCGCTGATAAGCCCTCTGGATCCTGGCCTGAGCTTGAAGAAGCAGAATAACTGAGTTAGgggaaaagctgcagctgacTAAAGATGTTATTCTAAACCACGCGTGTCTAAAGTGCAACCCGGGTGCCATTTGCGGCCCTCTGAGGGGTTCTGGGTGGCCCTTGGTTTCAATTTAACAATGGCTTAAATTTGGTTTCCCAGGCAGTTGATGCAGATACTCATTTCAAAACAATCTTAGGGTGAAATTATCACTGATGCCAGACATTTCAAAGAAGATATAgacaatttaacattttacaatgaaaaatgcttttcttttgaatttaattaattttaatactAACAGGGACTGCCATTTaataaacttggctaaataaaTCAAGAGTGAGCCACATCCTGTTTTTGTCGCtgaaaaatctagaaaaagCAAATCAATCAGAAAAATTTAGAATAtggtttatagtttttttttcttttcaggtcAACAATGTAGACACATCTtatgtttttaatctaaaattagTTACAGATCAGCTGTCTACAAATATCTGACTTATTTGCCTATTTCACTAAAACACTGAGTTTAGAGACTTCTGTGGCCCTCATTGTGAATTCGAATTGACATTTTTGGCCCCCACGCCAAAACATTTGGACACCACTGCCCTAAGCTAATCAGAGCTATGCTGCTTCCCACCATGACTGAAGATGTGGTCCCAGGCTGTGGCGTGTTGGGTCCACAGGGGAGCGCCGATGCAGAGCAGCAGGCGAGGGGGCAGGTACAGGAGTGGAGGGGTAGTTGTCAGCATTCGCTCCACTGCCCAGATGAACTTCTGAGACTCCagagaaggagaggaggagaagaggccGATGCGTTCCCCGTAGATCACATGGCAGCTGGCTGCAGAGGCGAGGAAAGAAGAGAAGGTGGGAGGATTAGACGGGCCGTCAGTGCTTTTAATTCAGTGTTAAAACTTTCGGCAAATTATTTTCAGCTTGTGAACTTAAGATTCACTGCAACATGTAAAAGtcttcaaatgtatttattgtaagataaattctaaaaagtgtggcaagcatttgtattcagtctcttttactctgatacccatAGATTAAATCCAGAGTGACATCCTATCTTCTGACGTCACAtaatttctaaatttaattCAGTCGGGGAGAAATCTGTAGAGAAGTTAAAAGCAATACTAAAGCTTTGAACATCCCACAGATTAGTGTTCAATTCATCATCCAAATATAGAAAGAGTGAGACAGAAGAATGTGCTCTGGTTAGATAAGACAAAACATTAATGTGTGTAGGAAAACTAAACAGGAAATCACCTGAACACACGATTTCTACTCTGAAatacagtggtggcagcatcatgctgtagggatgttttttttcaggaagCGTGTCAAAGTTGATGGAGGAAAATGCAAGTTAATCCgggaaaaaaaatgaccaaaatcaGACAGATCAACGTAGATTAATCTGTTacagtggcctagtcaaagtccacagCTAAATCCAGCAGATAATTATTGGCTAGACATGAAAACCACTGAATACCAGAGATGGGCGGATCAATTCAAAATATCAGTAATATCGCTACCAAGTCAGTATCAATACTGAATCAATACTAGCATGCTAAGATCAATACTTTCAGATTCcctgttgaatttttttttattattattatttatttctcaacaaaaagtttttgttttgatttctttcaaatgatcaattttttgtactttatttatttaggaaaaatgcacacaaatcatgttaaaatgttatttaattttgtagATTTCTATAAACTTGTCTTAGATTTgaccaaaataattcaaaggaaaaagtCAGATATTTGACAATATATCAAACCTAAATATACAACATCGTACCAATATTGGTATCGACAATACGGGCCTTGTATTTACTTGGTATTGGATCTATCGCACACCtcaactgaatacaaatgcatgtcccacttttcagatttctatttgtgtAAATGTGATGTTACCTTCTCCAGTCCACTTCCCAGTTATGCTTCACAAGAATCTCCAACAAACACCCTGAAGGTTGatgttatgtgacaaaatgtgaaaaggttttgcACAATGGTGATTATTTCGCCCTGAGTGTGTTAAATCCATCTGcatgtttctctgctgtttcaTTTGTAAATCCGTCTCTGCAAAGCGAAGCAGAGTTGTTGTCTTGGAGAAGCTGCGGCTCATTTCCTCACACATCCATCGACTGTCAGACGTGCTCGCGTTTCGTTATCCTCACATAAACCTCCTGGGCTGAGTTTCGCCGGAGCCGATTCCTCGTCTGGCTTTACACCTTCCTTGCACTGCGGTCCGTTTAGATCAGAGCCACATGACTAAGTTATCATCTTCACACTGAGTCACACAGGAGGGGATTCACACTTGCAAATGTGGCAGCGGAGCAGACAGACGCAAGGAAGACTGCAGCTTTGATCATTTCTGATGTTTAAGGAACATGTTCTCCTTGACCTCCTGCTTCATCAATACGATACGCCTCGGGTCAGACTGAAGTTTGGCTCAAGTACAGTCTGTAAATACTTTCCCTTTAAAGCATGGAGCTAATATGATTGGTTCAATGGAATTGTATTAAACATATCCAAAGAGTGATATTTTTGTAAGTTGTGTAATTCCTCTGACGTGAGAAGTTGCTGCAGCATCCGCGTCAGCATTTGTGACTGGAATTGCTGATTTTTGCattacaaaaagacaaaatcttactaaatatttttagtttctctagcaaatatctcagtacacttgaaataaaataaaactctctaGTACGGAACTATTCAGCATAAAacataggagtttgttttaagtaaataattcatgaatatggatgaaaaaagtagcagtggaacaagacattttccccatattataagttaaaatgtcttattccaccagcagattatttctcctttttcatcagtattaaggaattatttacttaaaacaaactcctatatcttgctgaaaaggtacttttaagttagttttgtcttattttaagagtgctaacatatttgcacaagaaagagtaagtttcttgtgcaaagtttttgtgtcttttttgcagtgtgggcTTTAATATACCGCCCtcctttacttttcaaactatTATGACCTTTATTGGTGCTTCAGCTAATGAAAATGCGTGGTGACGACGCTCCCTGACCTTCCAGCGCGAAACGGAAAAGGTCAGGACTGGGATCGATGGTGAGGCTCCGCTTGCCCTCCTCTCCTCGCCCTTCCTTCTCCACCCTGGCCTGCAGCATGCCACAGAAGTCCTTCGACACCTCATCAAGGAGGGGGAGGAATCGTCTCACAGACGAGCTCAGCATCACCTCCTTGTTCAGCTGAAGGCGGTCGGACCTCCACTCCTCGCCATTCCTGGACAGAGAAGAGCGGCAGGGAAGCAGAGAAGTAAAGGACGTTTCCAGTGATACAAGAAAGTAAAATCTTACTTTTGTTTGTCTTCTGTAACCATAATAACCTCTTTTTTAAACCCAGATCAACAATAACTACaccatgtacagtacagaccaaaggtttggacacacctttctaattcaatgggttttctttattttcatgactatttataaggcaagaaatcccacttattaacctgacagggcacacctatgaagtgaa includes the following:
- the cyp11c1 gene encoding cytochrome P450 11C1, which translates into the protein MRRVQGTSGSRFLGVLPQKGFCMTAAGTVVHANLEGGKGALKAVRRGGVDGRVRGFEEIPHTGRNGWINLLKFWRENRFQQLHKHMERTFNVLGPIYREKVGTLSSVNILLPSDISELFQSEGLHPRRMTLQPWATHREIRNHNKGVFLKNGEEWRSDRLQLNKEVMLSSSVRRFLPLLDEVSKDFCGMLQARVEKEGRGEEGKRSLTIDPSPDLFRFALEASCHVIYGERIGLFSSSPSLESQKFIWAVERMLTTTPPLLYLPPRLLLCIGAPLWTQHATAWDHIFSHAQARIQRAYQRLSSSQARRSATGATGGQYTGVLGQLMEKGQLSLDLIKANITELMAGGVDTTAVPLQFALFELGRNPEVQERVRQQVRTSYSQAGGDPQKALQGAPLLKATIKEVLRLYPVGITVQRYPVRDIVLQNYHIPAGTMVQACLYPMGRSSQVFEDPLRFDPGRWGSSSKEDGRRGEGQGFRSLAFGFGARQCVGRRIAENEMQLLLMHILLNFHLSVPSSEDIKTNLTLILQPETPPRITFTKL